A window of Ipomoea triloba cultivar NCNSP0323 chromosome 2, ASM357664v1 contains these coding sequences:
- the LOC116005324 gene encoding magnesium transporter MRS2-1-like has translation MPDLKERLLPTKYASSANIRDTSYRPSASGRQPFQGLDVLGLKKRGQGLRSWIRVDASGNSQVIEVDKFTMMRRCDLPARDLRLLDPLFVYPSTILGRESAIVVNLEQIRCIITADEVLLLNSLDSYVLQYVVELQRRLQSAGVGEVWPTEGPNLHRRRGSRNLDDLFGSSSPDYLPFEFRALEVALESACTFLDSQAAELEIEAYPLLDELTSKISTLNLERVRRLKSRLVALTRRVQKVRDEIEQLMDDDGDMAEMYLTEKKMRMESSSFYGDQSVVGYRSTDGVLSVSAPVSPISSPPDSSRKLEKSLSVARSRHESMRSSESAAEAQSIEELEMLLEAYFVVIDSTLNKLTSLKEYIDDTEDFINIQLDNVRNQLIQFELILTTATFVVAIFGVVAGIFGMNFEIAMFQYKNAFQWVLVITGVSGLVVFLSFLWYFKYRRLMPL, from the exons CCAAGGTCTTGATGTCCTGGGCCTTAAAAAGCGTGGCCAGGGGCTTAGATCATGGATTCGTGTCGATGCGTCTGGGAACTCCCAAGTCATTGAGGTTGACAAGTTCACTATGATGCGTCGCTGCGATCTCCCAGCACGTGATCTGCGGCTACTTGACCCATTATTTGTTTACCCCTCCACAATTCTTGGCAGAGAAAGTGCCATTGTTGTTAATCTTGAGCAGATTCGATGTATTATTACAGCAGATGAGGTTCTGCTCTTGAATTCTCTAGACAGCTATGTCCTGCAGTATGTAGTGGAGTTGCAACGGCGGCTGCAATCTGCTGGGGTTGGTGAGGTTTGGCCAACAGAAGGTCCTAACTTGCACAGAAGGAGAGGAAGCAGGAATCTTGATGATTTATTTGGGAGCTCGTCACCTGATTATTTACCCTTTGAATTCCGTGCTCTTGAAGTTGCCCTTGAATCTGCTTGTACTTTTCTGGATTCTCAG GCAGCAGAGCTAGAAATTGAAGCATACCCTTTGTTGGATGAGCTTACATCAAAGATAAGTACATTGAATCTGGAGCGTGTTCGTCGATTGAAAAGCAGACTTGTAGCGTTGACTCGTCGTGTTCAGAAG GTTAGGGATGAGATAGAGCAACTTATGGACGATGACGGGGACATGGCTGAAATGTATCTTACTGAGAAGAAAATGCGGATGGAATCATCATCATTTTATGGTGATCAATCTGTGGTTGGATACAGGTCAACTGATGGTGTGCTGTCTGTTTCTGCTCCAGTTTCTCCTATTTCGTCTCCTCCTGATAGCAGCAGGAAGCTCGAAAAAAGTTTGAGTGTAGCCAGAAGCAGGCATGAGAGCATGAGAAGTTCAGAAAGCGCTGCAGAAGCTCAAAGTATAGAGGAGCTCGAAATGCTCTTGGAGGCTTACTTTGTCGTCATTGATAGCACCCTCAACAAGTTGACATCG CTTAAGGAGTATATCGATGACACAGAAGATTTCATCAACATTCAGCTG GACAATGTCCGGAACCAGCTTATACAGTTCGAGTTGATACTCACAACTGCAACGTTTGTAGTTGCAATCTTTGGCGTGGTAGCAGGGATATTTGGAATGAACTTTGAGATCGCAATGTTCCAGTACAAAAATGCATTCCAGTGGGTCCTCGTAATCACAGGGGTTAGTGGGCTCGTGGTATTCCTTTCATTCTTGTGGTATTTCAAGTATAGAAGATTGATGCCACTGTAG